A genome region from Hippopotamus amphibius kiboko isolate mHipAmp2 chromosome 1, mHipAmp2.hap2, whole genome shotgun sequence includes the following:
- the NCDN gene encoding neurochondrin, with translation MSCCDLAAAGQLGKAGTMASDCEPALNQAEGRNPTLERYLGALREAKNDSEQFAALLLVTKAVKAGDIDAKTRRRIFDAVGFTFPNRLLTTKEAPDGCPDHVLRALGVALLACFCSDPELAAHPQVLNKIPILSTFLTARGDPEDAARRSMIDDTYQCLTAVAGTPRGPRHLIAGGTVSALCQAYLGHGYGFDQALALLVGLLAAAETQCWKEAESDLLAVLRGLSEDFQKAEDASKFELCQLLPLFLPPTTVPSECLRDLQAGLARILGSKLSSWQRNPALKLAARLAHACGSDWIPAGSSGSKFLALLVNLACVEVRLALEETGTEVKEDVVTACYALMELGIQECTRCEQSLLKEPQKVQLVSVMKEAIGAVIHYLQQVGPEKQKEPFVFASVRILGAWLAEETSSLRKEVCQLLPFLVRYAKTLYEEAEETNDLSQQVATLAISPTTPGPTWPGDALRLLLPGWCHLTVEDGPREILIKEGAPSLLCKYFLQQWELTSPGHDTSVLPDSVEIGLQTCCHIFLNLVVTAPGLIKRDACFTSLMNTLMASLPALVQQQGRLLLAANVATLGLLMARLLSTSPALQGTPASRGFFAAAILFLSQSHVAQATPGSEQAVLALSPDYEGIWADLQELWFLGMQAFTGCVPLLPWLAPAALRSRWPQELLQLLGSVSPNSVKPEMVAAYQGVLVELARANRLCREAMRLQAGEETASHYRMAALEQCLAEP, from the exons GTGACCAAGGCTGTCAAAGCAGGTGACATCGATGCCAAGACTCGGCGGCGGATCTTTGATGCTGTCGGCTTCACCTTCCCCAATCGTCTCCTGACCACCAAGGAGGCGCCGGATGGCTGCCCTGACCATGTTCTCCGGGCCCTGGGTGTGGCCCTGCTGGCCTGCTTCTGCAGTGACCCTGAACTAGCTGCCCATCCCCAGGTCCTGAACAAGATCCCCATCCTCAGCACCTTCCTCACAGCCCGGGGGGACCCCGAGGATGCTGCCCGCCGTTCCATGATTGATGACACCTACCAGTGCCTGACAGCTGTGGCAGGCACACCCCGTGGGCCCCGACACCTCATTGCCGGTGGCACCGTGTCTGCCCTGTGTCAGGCATACCTAGGGCACGGCTATGGCTTTGACCAGGCCCTGGCACTCCTGGTGGGGCTGCTGGCTGCTGCCGAGACACAGTGCTGGAAGGAGGCAGAGTCCGACCTGCTGGCTGTTTTGCGGGGCCTCAGCGAAGATTTCCAGAAAGCCGAGGATGCCAGCAAGTTTGAGCTCTGCCAGCTGCTGCCCCTCTTTCTGCCCCCGACAACTGTGCCCTCTGAATGCCTCCGGGATCTGCAGGCCGGGCTGGCACGCATCCTGGGCAGCAAGCTGAGCTCCTGGCAGCGCAACCCTGCACTGAAGCTGGCAGCCCGCCTGGCACACGCCTGCGGCTCCGACTGGATCCCAGCGGGCAGCTCCGGGAGCAAGTTCCTGGCCCTGCTGGTGAATCTGGCATGCGTGGAGGTGCGGCTGGCACTGGAGGAGACGGGCACAGAGGTGAAGGAGGATGTGGTGACCGCTTGCTATGCCCTCATGGAGTTGGGGATCCAGGAATGCACCCGCTGTGAGCAGTCTTTGCTTAAGGAGCCACAGAAGGTGCAGCTCGTGAGTGTCATGAAGGAGGCCATCGGGGCCGTCATCCACTACCTGCAGCAG GTGGGGCCAGAGAAGCAGAAGGAGCCCTTTGTGTTTGCTTCTGTGCGGATCCTCGGTGCCTGGCTGGCCGAGGAGACCTCATCCCTGCGCAAGGAGGTCTGCCAGCTGCTGCCCTTCCTCGTCCGCTATGCCAAGACCCTCTACGAGGAGGCTGAGGAAACCAATGACCTCTCCCAGCAGGTGGCCACCCTGGCCatctcccccaccaccccagggCCCACCTGGCCAGGGGACGCTCTCCG GCTCCTCCTGCCCGGCTGGTGCCACCTGACAGTCGAAGATGGGCCCCGGGAGATCCTGATCAAGGAGGGGGCCCCCTCACTTCTGTGCAAGTATTTCCTGCAGCAGTGGGAGCTCACATCCCCTGGCCATGACACCTCAGTGCTGCCCGACAGCGTGGAGATCGGCCTGCAGACCTGCTGTCACATCTTCCTCAACCTTGTGGTCACTGCACCAGGGCTGATCAA gcgAGATGCCTGCTTCACTTCTCTAATGAACACCCTGATGGCGTCGCTGCCCGCGCTAGTACAGCAGCAGGGGAGGCTGCTTCTGGCTGCCAACGTGGCCACTCTGGGCCTCCTCATGGCCCGGCTCCTTAGCACCTCTCCAG CTCTTCAGGGAACACCAGCATCCCGAGGTTTCTTCGCAGCCGCCATCCTCTTCTTATCACAATCCCACGTGGCGCAGGCCACACCGGGCTCAGAGCAGGCAGTGCTGGCCCTGTCCCCTGACTACGAGGGCATCTGGGCTGATCTGCAGGAGCTCTGGTTCCTGGGCATGCAGGCCTTCACGGGCTGCGTGCCCCTGCTGCCCTGGCTGGCCCCCGCTGCCCTGCGCTCCCGCTGGCCgcaggagctgctgcagctgctgggcaGCGTCAGCCCCAACTCTGTCAAGCCTGAGATGGTCGCTGCCTATCAGGGTGTCCTGGTTGAGTTGGCACGGGCCAACCGGCTGTGCCGGGAGGCCATGAGGCTGCAGGCGGGCGAGGAGACAGCCAGCCACTACCGCATGGCCGCCCTGGAGCAATGCCTTGCAGAGCCCTGA